One genomic segment of Helicobacter enhydrae includes these proteins:
- the ispG gene encoding flavodoxin-dependent (E)-4-hydroxy-3-methylbut-2-enyl-diphosphate synthase — protein sequence MKPRRKTKQIFIGNVAIGGDAPIAIQSMTFSKTCDIEATKAQIDRLALAGCHIVRVAVSDDKDALALKALKDISPLPIVADIHFRYKLALIASESVDAIRINPGNIGSQERIKAVADACKARKIPIRIGVNSGSLEKQFETKYGPTPQAMVQSALYNIKLLEDCGFEDIKISLKASDVARTIEAYTLLAQEEIPYPFHLGVTEAGTLQHSMIKSSMALGHLLLNGIGDTMRVSITGELEEEVKVARNILRYSGRLKEGVNIISCPTCGRIEANLVKMVEEVEKRTSHIKVPLQLSVMGCAVNALGEAKHADIAIAFGNKDGLIIKDGKILCKLKEDQLLEAFIQEVETLAQQRLKEQS from the coding sequence ATGAAACCACGCCGTAAAACCAAACAAATTTTTATCGGCAATGTCGCAATAGGTGGAGATGCACCCATTGCTATTCAAAGTATGACTTTTAGCAAAACTTGCGATATAGAAGCCACAAAAGCCCAAATCGATCGTTTGGCTCTTGCGGGGTGCCACATCGTGCGTGTCGCAGTCAGTGACGACAAAGACGCCCTAGCTCTCAAAGCCCTAAAAGACATTTCCCCACTTCCCATTGTGGCAGACATTCATTTCCGTTACAAACTTGCTCTCATCGCCTCTGAAAGCGTAGATGCGATCAGAATCAATCCCGGAAATATCGGAAGTCAAGAACGCATCAAAGCTGTAGCCGATGCTTGCAAAGCACGCAAAATCCCCATTCGCATTGGTGTGAATAGTGGAAGTTTGGAAAAACAATTTGAAACCAAATATGGTCCCACCCCTCAAGCAATGGTGCAATCAGCACTTTATAACATCAAGCTTTTGGAGGATTGCGGATTTGAAGACATCAAAATCTCGCTCAAAGCAAGTGATGTGGCACGCACGATCGAAGCCTACACACTCCTAGCTCAAGAAGAAATCCCCTATCCCTTTCATCTTGGCGTAACAGAAGCAGGGACACTGCAACATTCAATGATCAAAAGTTCGATGGCTTTGGGACATCTACTCCTCAATGGGATTGGCGATACGATGAGAGTCTCAATCACAGGAGAATTGGAAGAAGAAGTCAAAGTTGCACGCAATATTTTGCGTTATAGCGGACGCTTAAAAGAGGGGGTGAATATCATCTCTTGCCCCACTTGCGGAAGGATTGAAGCCAATCTTGTCAAAATGGTAGAGGAAGTAGAAAAACGCACCTCACACATCAAAGTCCCATTGCAACTTAGTGTAATGGGTTGTGCTGTGAATGCTTTGGGTGAAGCCAAACACGCAGACATTGCTATTGCATTTGGAAACAAAGATGGATTGATTATCAAAGATGGCAAAATCTTATGCAAGCTCAAAGAAGATCAGCTCCTAGAGGCTTTTATCCAAGAGGTTGAAACTCTAGCCCAACAAAGGCTCAAAGAGCAATCATAA
- a CDS encoding UDP-N-acetylmuramate dehydrogenase: MQSKLIDFSKYSSLRIGGAIEVGVVECVDDWANNGVIIGKANNLLVSPNAKNLYILGKSFDYFQDFGDLIEVGGGVSSGKLYSYFKKQDLGGLEFLRGLPGSVGGLVKMNAGMKEYEICLSIHSVLLDQGWVPKEEIAFDYRNSGIDSVIYAVRFYKQKGFREELVEVFDKMRHTHPKEPSCGSCFKNPKGDFAGRLLESVGLRGYSIGGVGFSQKHSNFLVNLGGGTFDEAMELIALAKKRVSEASGIELECEVVVIDSLP; encoded by the coding sequence ATGCAAAGCAAACTGATTGATTTTTCCAAATACTCTAGTCTTCGGATTGGGGGTGCGATAGAAGTGGGGGTGGTGGAGTGTGTGGATGATTGGGCTAACAATGGAGTGATCATCGGCAAAGCAAACAATCTACTTGTATCCCCCAACGCCAAAAATCTATACATATTGGGCAAAAGCTTTGATTATTTTCAGGATTTTGGGGATTTGATTGAGGTGGGTGGGGGTGTGAGTAGCGGGAAGCTCTATAGCTATTTCAAAAAGCAAGACCTTGGAGGATTGGAGTTTTTGAGGGGGTTGCCCGGTAGTGTTGGTGGATTGGTGAAAATGAATGCAGGAATGAAGGAATATGAGATTTGTTTGAGTATCCATAGTGTTTTGCTTGATCAGGGTTGGGTGCCAAAAGAAGAGATAGCTTTTGATTATCGCAATAGTGGGATTGATTCTGTGATTTATGCAGTGAGGTTTTATAAACAAAAAGGCTTTAGGGAAGAGTTGGTTGAAGTGTTTGACAAAATGCGTCATACGCACCCAAAAGAGCCAAGCTGTGGGAGTTGTTTCAAAAATCCAAAGGGGGACTTTGCGGGGAGATTGCTAGAATCTGTAGGGCTTAGAGGATATAGCATAGGGGGCGTGGGATTTAGCCAAAAGCATTCTAATTTTTTGGTAAATCTTGGAGGTGGGACATTTGATGAGGCAATGGAGCTTATCGCTCTTGCCAAGAAGCGTGTTAGCGAAGCAAGTGGGATTGAACTTGAGTGTGAAGTGGTGGTGATTGACTCGCTACCTTAA
- a CDS encoding L,D-transpeptidase family protein, with translation MKKNTLMFSLLCLLSANTIHADDFATQNLLKIVNDYRQARLDRVDQNIQELLEQKEYWINALSLQDTQFGYYEKIEYIFVSNKSKPDLSLYRFDYGKLTQIGESDALVGSGSGEKKTSGDLTTPLGVYDLTNKLTKLDQYYGPMAFVTSYPNAYDKSLKRTGYGIWIHGMPLNGNRDELNTKGCIAIENEIIKKYEKYINPDQTILIVYENTYTPPSNQELASILSELYRWKNAWQKNDYERYMSFYSPDFRKSNGTNYEKYAKYKARIFAKKESKSIRLLNINVIPYPNEDNEKIFRITFEQKYNAYKKDKLSYSSDSQKEIYLTLKPNGKIAILLEE, from the coding sequence GTGAAAAAAAATACATTGATGTTTTCCCTATTGTGTTTATTGAGTGCAAACACGATCCACGCCGATGATTTTGCAACGCAAAATTTGCTCAAAATCGTCAATGACTATCGTCAAGCTAGACTTGATCGCGTAGATCAAAATATCCAAGAATTGCTAGAACAAAAAGAATACTGGATCAACGCCCTAAGTCTGCAAGATACCCAATTTGGCTACTATGAAAAAATTGAATACATCTTTGTGTCAAACAAAAGTAAGCCCGACCTTAGTCTGTATCGTTTTGATTATGGGAAGCTCACTCAAATCGGAGAAAGCGATGCTTTGGTTGGTTCAGGAAGTGGAGAGAAAAAAACAAGCGGGGATTTGACAACTCCACTAGGAGTCTATGACCTCACAAACAAACTCACAAAGCTAGACCAATATTATGGACCGATGGCATTTGTCACCTCATACCCAAATGCCTATGACAAATCTCTCAAAAGAACAGGCTATGGGATTTGGATACACGGGATGCCCCTAAATGGCAATCGCGATGAGCTCAACACCAAGGGTTGTATTGCGATTGAAAATGAGATTATCAAAAAATACGAAAAATACATCAATCCTGATCAAACGATTCTTATAGTCTATGAAAACACCTACACCCCGCCAAGCAATCAAGAGCTTGCAAGCATCCTCTCTGAGCTCTATCGTTGGAAAAACGCTTGGCAAAAAAATGACTATGAACGCTATATGAGTTTTTATAGTCCAGATTTTCGCAAATCAAACGGCACAAATTATGAAAAATACGCCAAATACAAAGCACGCATTTTTGCCAAAAAAGAAAGCAAATCCATTCGTTTGCTCAATATCAATGTGATCCCCTACCCCAATGAAGACAATGAAAAAATCTTTCGCATCACTTTTGAGCAAAAATACAATGCCTACAAAAAAGACAAGCTCTCCTATAGCTCCGATAGCCAAAAAGAGATCTACCTCACCCTCAAACCCAATGGCAAAATCGCAATTTTGCTTGAAGAATAA
- a CDS encoding NCS2 family permease, producing MSWIDRYFGVSRVGSSIKTEAIAGLTTFLAMLYIIPTASSILAVSGMPKDALITAVILATCIATLLSGLWAKVPVAMSVGMGLNAYFSFSMVKTMGLSWEEALGVVFLSGVIFLLVSLTKMRQWLIGSIPLGLRFALAGGLGAFIATIGLYSSGIITIAPSGFPALGKLNTPQVWITIFGVLLTLILCAKRIHSAFVIGIFSCCLIAWGLQIAPMPKEFFSLPASIAPIAFKMDILGVLSLSIVPTIVSLLVLDLFDSLGTLAGVGAKIGLFQNQNNQGDKVLEKTLEVDAAATVIGASLGVSTTTSFLESASGVSEGGKTGLTSVFCALFFALCLFLFPLFDSIPLFAIYPSMIVVGAMMFLEVRRIDFADLPTGLSAFFAIILMPLTYSIANGLAAGFIVYIFASLALKQYERINIGVLVLGALSVLPILVHGFLMQG from the coding sequence TTGAGTTGGATTGATCGTTATTTTGGTGTCAGTCGTGTTGGGAGTAGTATAAAAACCGAAGCTATCGCAGGTTTGACTACCTTTTTGGCAATGCTTTATATTATCCCGACGGCTTCTTCGATTCTTGCGGTATCAGGAATGCCCAAAGATGCGTTGATCACAGCAGTGATTTTGGCAACTTGTATTGCGACTTTGCTTAGTGGTTTGTGGGCAAAAGTGCCTGTTGCGATGAGTGTGGGAATGGGGCTAAATGCTTATTTTTCTTTTAGTATGGTCAAAACGATGGGGTTGAGCTGGGAGGAGGCATTGGGCGTTGTGTTTCTCTCTGGTGTGATTTTTTTGTTGGTTTCTTTGACCAAAATGCGTCAATGGTTGATTGGGAGCATTCCACTTGGTTTGAGGTTTGCACTTGCTGGAGGTTTGGGGGCTTTTATCGCAACGATTGGATTGTATTCTTCAGGGATCATCACCATTGCCCCAAGTGGTTTTCCTGCACTTGGTAAGCTCAATACCCCTCAGGTGTGGATTACGATTTTTGGCGTTTTGCTCACTTTGATTTTGTGTGCCAAACGCATACACTCTGCGTTTGTGATTGGGATTTTTTCTTGCTGTCTCATTGCGTGGGGTTTGCAAATCGCTCCTATGCCCAAAGAGTTTTTCTCTCTCCCGGCTTCGATTGCCCCCATTGCTTTCAAAATGGACATTTTGGGAGTTTTGTCCCTCTCTATCGTGCCTACGATTGTTTCTTTGCTTGTGCTTGATTTGTTTGATTCGCTTGGCACTCTTGCTGGAGTGGGGGCTAAGATTGGATTGTTCCAAAACCAAAACAATCAAGGCGATAAGGTGTTGGAAAAAACATTGGAAGTCGATGCGGCAGCCACGGTGATTGGGGCGAGTTTGGGCGTTTCGACGACTACGAGTTTCCTAGAGAGTGCTAGTGGGGTGAGCGAGGGTGGCAAAACAGGCTTGACCTCTGTTTTTTGTGCTTTGTTTTTCGCACTTTGTTTGTTTTTGTTTCCTTTGTTTGATTCGATTCCTTTGTTTGCGATTTATCCAAGTATGATTGTTGTGGGGGCGATGATGTTTTTGGAAGTGAGACGCATTGATTTTGCGGATTTGCCTACGGGATTGTCTGCGTTTTTTGCAATTATTTTGATGCCTTTGACTTATTCTATTGCCAATGGTTTGGCAGCTGGTTTTATTGTGTATATTTTTGCCTCTTTAGCTTTGAAGCAATATGAGCGAATCAACATCGGTGTATTGGTTTTGGGGGCATTGAGTGTTTTGCCTATATTGGTGCATGGATTTTTGATGCAAGGATAA
- the fliQ gene encoding flagellar biosynthesis protein FliQ, with translation MEAKLMALAIETYKITLLISLPMLLAGLIVGLMVSIFQATTQINEMTLTFVPKILAVIVVLIFTLPWMLNMVLDYTRRVFELIPSFPF, from the coding sequence ATGGAAGCGAAATTGATGGCTTTGGCGATTGAGACTTACAAGATCACTCTTTTGATTTCTCTGCCTATGTTGCTGGCTGGTTTGATTGTGGGGCTGATGGTGAGCATTTTTCAAGCCACGACGCAGATCAATGAGATGACACTGACATTTGTTCCCAAGATTTTGGCTGTGATTGTGGTGTTGATTTTTACACTTCCTTGGATGCTAAATATGGTGCTAGACTACACGCGTAGAGTGTTTGAGCTGATTCCAAGTTTTCCTTTTTAG
- a CDS encoding phosphoethanolamine transferase yields MFFVILVISIICFAVDIFCVYWFKHAFNLNMAFTAFETNSKESVEFLETYLNWKLLGIYLVFILLSIFYWLKITLKVPSKIYYAFLAFCLFGFINFAIHIRTIYKPGYYYWARPEISYITPLGFATKLHFVSKEIESMLQAVQKLKTQLRSTQIDIQTESKTNIANFALIIGESTQRGHMQLYGYPKPNTPNLIKLQQQGNLFVFTDVISPHAQTNLSLQTVLTFANYENAKTPWYQQANLVSIVQTQYPTYWFSNQEPPIYPYPPSLIGSLAQYSNFVAEQYTGFDERLLQAFDSANITSQKGFYVFHLMGTHGTYQSRYPKAFELFPIPAFNTHQRRITQYDNAIFYNDYIVSEIFKRFASKDALVLYFSDHGEEVHELGEFVGHGSNPASRFQLEIPMMIYVSDIFKQKHPEIVQKIQASLNRPYMTDDLIHTILDLLGIKTAESQSSRSIVSKDFDTKRKRMIGNQDYDKDLKGQKALR; encoded by the coding sequence GTGTTCTTTGTGATTCTAGTTATTTCAATCATTTGCTTTGCAGTAGATATTTTTTGTGTGTATTGGTTCAAACACGCTTTTAATCTAAATATGGCTTTCACTGCCTTTGAAACAAACTCCAAAGAAAGTGTTGAATTTCTAGAAACCTATCTAAATTGGAAGCTTTTGGGCATTTATCTTGTTTTTATTCTCTTGTCTATCTTTTATTGGCTCAAAATCACTCTTAAAGTTCCATCTAAAATCTACTATGCTTTTTTGGCTTTTTGTCTCTTTGGCTTTATCAACTTCGCAATTCATATTAGGACGATTTATAAGCCAGGATATTATTATTGGGCACGCCCTGAAATCTCTTATATAACACCACTAGGCTTTGCCACCAAATTGCATTTTGTTAGCAAAGAGATTGAGTCAATGCTACAAGCAGTCCAAAAGCTCAAAACCCAACTGCGTTCTACACAAATTGATATCCAAACAGAGAGCAAAACAAATATTGCAAACTTTGCGCTTATTATCGGAGAATCCACACAAAGAGGGCATATGCAACTTTATGGCTACCCCAAGCCAAACACCCCCAATCTCATCAAACTCCAACAACAGGGCAATCTCTTTGTTTTCACAGATGTTATCTCTCCTCACGCACAGACTAATCTATCTTTGCAAACCGTTCTAACTTTTGCAAATTATGAAAATGCAAAAACCCCTTGGTATCAACAAGCAAACCTCGTCTCTATTGTGCAAACACAATATCCAACCTATTGGTTTTCCAATCAAGAACCTCCGATTTACCCTTATCCACCCTCACTCATCGGCTCTCTTGCTCAATATAGTAATTTTGTTGCTGAACAATATACAGGTTTTGATGAAAGATTGCTTCAAGCCTTTGATAGCGCAAACATCACATCTCAAAAGGGTTTTTATGTCTTTCATTTGATGGGCACACACGGAACATATCAAAGTCGCTATCCCAAAGCATTTGAGCTTTTTCCAATCCCAGCCTTTAACACCCATCAACGCCGTATTACACAATATGATAATGCTATTTTTTACAATGACTATATTGTCAGCGAGATTTTCAAACGCTTTGCGTCCAAAGATGCTCTAGTGCTTTATTTTTCTGATCACGGAGAAGAAGTGCATGAGCTAGGTGAGTTTGTAGGTCACGGATCAAATCCTGCAAGTCGTTTTCAGCTTGAAATCCCAATGATGATTTATGTGAGTGATATTTTTAAGCAAAAACATCCAGAGATTGTGCAAAAGATTCAAGCCTCCCTCAATCGTCCTTATATGACTGATGATTTGATCCATACAATCCTTGATCTCTTGGGTATCAAAACCGCAGAATCTCAATCTAGCAGAAGTATAGTTTCCAAAGATTTTGATACAAAACGCAAGAGAATGATTGGAAATCAAGACTACGACAAGGATTTAAAAGGGCAAAAAGCATTAAGGTAG
- the era gene encoding GTPase Era, which translates to MRAGFVGVLGRPNAGKSTLLNTLCGEQLALVSHKANATRKRMNFIINHTFDQKEAQIIFVDTPGIHQQEKLLNQFMLQEALKAMGDCDLNLFLAPVYDDLSHYRNFLELNNHKPHILLLTQCDKVTQEQILQKIALYQQEAPYFASLFPIHCKKHFDFTQLLNEIAKHLPSSPALFEDDILTTSNMREICKEMIREAIFENLSDEIPYQSDVIIEKYIHKQGINEIFAKIIVQKESQKAMVIGKNGECIKRIGKNVRLKLERLEEKKIFLRLNVFVNKNWNKSKEELKKIGYDFDS; encoded by the coding sequence ATGAGGGCGGGGTTTGTCGGTGTTTTGGGGCGTCCAAATGCTGGGAAATCCACCCTACTCAACACGCTTTGCGGAGAGCAATTAGCCCTAGTTTCACACAAAGCAAATGCCACACGCAAAAGAATGAATTTCATCATCAACCACACTTTTGATCAAAAAGAGGCTCAAATCATTTTTGTAGATACTCCGGGCATCCATCAGCAAGAAAAATTGCTCAATCAATTTATGCTACAAGAAGCCCTCAAAGCGATGGGAGATTGTGATCTCAATCTCTTTTTGGCTCCAGTTTATGATGATTTATCGCATTATCGAAACTTTTTGGAACTCAACAATCACAAGCCACACATCCTTTTATTGACACAATGCGACAAAGTGACGCAAGAGCAGATTCTCCAAAAAATCGCCTTGTATCAGCAAGAGGCTCCATATTTTGCTTCACTATTCCCCATCCATTGCAAAAAGCATTTTGATTTTACGCAGTTGCTCAATGAGATTGCCAAGCATTTGCCATCATCTCCTGCACTTTTTGAAGACGACATTTTGACCACTTCAAATATGCGTGAGATTTGCAAAGAGATGATTAGAGAGGCTATTTTTGAAAACCTAAGCGATGAAATCCCCTATCAAAGCGATGTCATCATCGAAAAATACATCCACAAACAAGGGATTAATGAGATTTTTGCAAAAATCATTGTGCAAAAAGAAAGCCAAAAAGCAATGGTGATCGGCAAAAACGGAGAATGTATCAAACGCATTGGCAAAAATGTGCGTCTCAAACTCGAAAGGCTTGAGGAAAAAAAGATTTTCTTGCGACTGAATGTTTTTGTCAATAAAAATTGGAATAAATCCAAAGAAGAACTTAAGAAAATAGGTTATGATTTTGATTCATAA
- the rplI gene encoding 50S ribosomal protein L9: protein MKVLLLENIQSLGKKGDVVEVKDGYGQNFLIAKGKAKHATNEVINRYKAEQKNLQEQLALQEAQRQALAKQLQELKIVLSKKAGESGALFGAITKDEISQALQAQHHISIDKKHIEIDTSIKHTGSYEVCANLGNGIHAKFHLEVLGD from the coding sequence ATGAAGGTTCTTTTGTTAGAAAACATTCAGTCCTTAGGGAAAAAGGGAGATGTCGTTGAGGTCAAAGACGGATATGGTCAAAATTTTTTGATTGCCAAAGGCAAAGCGAAGCACGCGACAAATGAGGTGATCAATCGCTACAAAGCAGAGCAAAAAAACCTACAAGAGCAGCTCGCACTCCAAGAGGCACAAAGACAAGCTCTAGCCAAACAACTCCAAGAGCTAAAGATCGTATTGAGCAAAAAAGCAGGTGAAAGCGGTGCACTTTTTGGAGCAATCACAAAAGATGAGATTTCTCAAGCATTGCAAGCACAGCACCATATCAGCATCGACAAAAAGCATATCGAGATAGACACATCAATCAAGCACACAGGAAGCTATGAGGTTTGTGCCAATCTAGGCAATGGCATACACGCCAAGTTTCACCTTGAAGTATTGGGAGATTAA
- the hslV gene encoding ATP-dependent protease subunit HslV, whose product MFDATTILGYRTEFEGKKYAVIGGDGQVTLGNCVVKANATKIRKLYNGKILSGFAGSTADAFQLFDMFERILESKKGDLLKSILDFSKEWRKDKYLRRLEAMMIVLNEDHIYILSGTGDVLEPEDGQIAAIGSGGNYALSSARALHQFAHLDPKTLVEESLKIAGELCIYTNTNIKILEL is encoded by the coding sequence GTGTTTGACGCAACGACGATTTTGGGCTATCGCACAGAGTTTGAAGGCAAAAAATATGCAGTCATCGGGGGAGATGGACAAGTGACACTAGGGAATTGTGTGGTCAAAGCCAATGCCACAAAGATACGCAAACTCTATAATGGCAAGATTTTGAGTGGCTTTGCAGGAAGCACGGCTGATGCTTTTCAATTGTTTGATATGTTTGAACGCATTTTGGAATCCAAAAAGGGCGATTTGCTCAAAAGCATTCTTGACTTTTCCAAAGAATGGCGTAAGGACAAATATTTGAGACGCCTTGAAGCGATGATGATTGTCCTCAACGAGGATCACATCTATATTTTGAGTGGCACGGGTGATGTTTTGGAGCCAGAGGATGGTCAAATCGCAGCGATTGGAAGTGGGGGGAATTATGCGTTGAGCTCTGCAAGGGCGTTGCACCAGTTCGCCCACCTTGATCCAAAAACACTCGTAGAAGAATCGCTAAAAATTGCAGGGGAATTGTGCATTTACACCAACACAAATATCAAAATTTTGGAGCTTTGA
- the hslU gene encoding HslU--HslV peptidase ATPase subunit — MDKQTLTPPEIVTYLDEYIIGQKEAKKSIAIALRNRYRRFQLDKEMQEEITPKNILMIGSTGVGKTEIARRMAKMLNLPFVKVEASKYTEVGFVGRDVESMVRDLVNVALNLVQQEHQEKHQEAIQDYIIQKIAKKLLPPLPSSASEEKQESYKKSFETMKEKVANGSMDHLTIEIEISKKSDLGDLGLPPEMMKAQESIIKIIAPTQNIKKEMSVKEAKEMLKSEALENTLDQEKIKLEAIKRAENGGIIFIDEIDKIAVGSKDSSRSDPSKEGVQRDLLPIVEGSNVHTKYGQIATDHILFIAAGAFHLSKPSDLIPELQGRFPLRVELDCLDEEAMVKILTKTKNSLLEQYHALLATEGVELVFTPQAIEELAKLSIQANQKTEDIGARRLHTTIEKVLEDISFNAHQHKGEQIVIDADLVREKLAHLVENVDLARYIL, encoded by the coding sequence ATAGACAAACAGACTTTAACACCACCAGAAATCGTGACTTATCTTGATGAATACATCATCGGACAAAAAGAAGCCAAAAAAAGCATTGCGATTGCACTAAGAAATCGCTATCGTCGTTTCCAGCTTGACAAAGAAATGCAAGAAGAAATCACACCAAAAAACATCCTAATGATTGGCTCAACAGGAGTTGGAAAAACAGAAATCGCTAGAAGAATGGCAAAAATGCTCAACCTGCCATTTGTCAAAGTTGAAGCAAGCAAATACACAGAGGTGGGCTTTGTGGGGCGTGATGTAGAATCAATGGTGCGTGATTTGGTCAATGTCGCTCTCAATCTCGTGCAACAAGAGCATCAAGAAAAGCATCAAGAAGCGATACAAGACTACATCATCCAAAAAATCGCCAAAAAACTTCTGCCACCCCTACCCTCCTCTGCTTCAGAGGAAAAACAAGAGAGCTACAAAAAAAGCTTTGAAACAATGAAAGAAAAAGTTGCCAATGGCTCAATGGATCATCTGACAATCGAGATTGAAATCAGCAAAAAAAGTGATTTGGGCGATTTGGGTTTGCCTCCAGAAATGATGAAAGCTCAAGAATCAATCATCAAAATCATCGCCCCCACTCAAAATATCAAAAAAGAAATGAGTGTCAAAGAAGCCAAAGAAATGCTCAAAAGTGAAGCACTTGAAAACACTCTAGATCAAGAAAAAATCAAACTTGAAGCAATCAAAAGAGCTGAAAATGGAGGAATTATTTTTATCGATGAGATCGACAAAATCGCTGTGGGGAGCAAAGATTCTTCAAGAAGCGATCCTAGCAAAGAGGGAGTGCAAAGAGATTTGTTGCCCATTGTGGAGGGCAGCAATGTGCATACCAAGTATGGACAGATCGCAACAGATCATATTCTTTTCATCGCAGCAGGGGCATTTCATCTCAGCAAGCCCAGTGATTTGATACCCGAACTTCAAGGGAGATTCCCATTGCGTGTCGAGCTAGATTGCCTTGATGAAGAGGCGATGGTCAAAATCCTCACAAAGACCAAAAACTCTCTGCTTGAGCAATACCACGCTCTCCTAGCGACTGAGGGAGTGGAGCTTGTTTTCACCCCTCAAGCGATTGAGGAACTTGCCAAGCTCTCTATCCAAGCCAATCAAAAAACCGAAGATATCGGGGCTAGACGCTTACATACGACTATAGAAAAGGTTTTGGAAGATATTAGCTTCAATGCTCATCAACACAAGGGGGAGCAAATCGTGATTGATGCAGATTTGGTGCGTGAAAAACTAGCACATTTGGTAGAAAATGTCGATCTTGCAAGGTATATTCTCTAA
- the lpxB gene encoding lipid-A-disaccharide synthase, with the protein MKILVSALEASSNLHLNELRKHLDGVEFVGIYEFEDTQGIYTPKDFSVMGFVDVVKKLFFIRSVFKEMLELAMQADVVLLLDSSSFHIPLAKAIKKRNPSKRIIYYILPQVWAWKPWRIATIKRVFDELYGILPFEIGLYGGKAEYIGHPLLDELVLQKTAVQKEGSIVFMPGSRQGEIARIFPIMCEVAKAMPNEKKVLVIPPFFDSKDLDDFYGENIKHFELSFDSNKALYEAKFAFICSGTATLQSTIIGTPFVLCYKAKKIDEWIVRHLIKIDYIGLANILATSFMDEALHLELIQQDCEAPKLLQAYREMDAKEFFTKAQKIKQYLKSGSSANLAQRILAPQGSLKE; encoded by the coding sequence GTGAAGATTTTGGTGAGTGCTTTGGAGGCAAGTTCAAATCTGCATCTTAATGAGCTTAGAAAACATCTCGATGGGGTTGAGTTTGTGGGGATTTATGAATTTGAGGACACTCAAGGGATTTATACGCCCAAAGATTTTTCTGTGATGGGCTTTGTTGATGTGGTGAAAAAGCTTTTTTTTATCCGAAGTGTATTTAAAGAAATGCTTGAGTTAGCAATGCAGGCAGATGTGGTGTTGTTGCTTGATAGCTCAAGTTTTCATATCCCTCTAGCCAAAGCTATCAAAAAACGCAATCCCTCAAAACGAATCATCTACTACATTTTGCCACAAGTGTGGGCGTGGAAACCTTGGCGTATCGCAACAATCAAAAGGGTTTTTGATGAGCTTTATGGAATCTTGCCTTTTGAGATAGGGTTGTATGGTGGGAAGGCGGAATATATCGGACACCCTTTGCTTGATGAGCTAGTTTTGCAAAAAACTGCGGTGCAAAAAGAGGGGAGCATAGTGTTTATGCCCGGAAGTCGTCAAGGAGAAATTGCGCGCATTTTCCCTATTATGTGTGAAGTGGCAAAGGCAATGCCAAATGAAAAAAAGGTGCTAGTGATACCTCCATTTTTTGATTCAAAAGATTTAGATGATTTTTATGGTGAAAACATCAAGCATTTTGAGCTTAGCTTTGATAGCAACAAGGCTTTGTATGAGGCGAAGTTCGCATTTATTTGCAGTGGCACGGCTACTTTGCAATCTACCATCATTGGCACACCATTTGTTCTGTGCTATAAGGCAAAAAAAATAGATGAATGGATTGTGAGGCATTTGATCAAGATTGATTATATAGGTTTGGCAAATATTTTGGCGACTTCTTTTATGGATGAGGCTTTGCATTTGGAGCTGATACAGCAAGACTGCGAGGCTCCCAAGCTTTTGCAAGCATACCGCGAGATGGATGCCAAGGAGTTTTTTACCAAAGCACAAAAAATCAAACAATATCTCAAATCTGGAAGTAGTGCCAATCTAGCACAGAGGATTTTGGCTCCTCAAGGGAGCCTGAAAGAGTGA